A single window of Agromyces aureus DNA harbors:
- the efeU gene encoding iron uptake transporter permease EfeU codes for MLATYLIGLREGLEAGLIVGILVAYLAKLGRRDLLGRLWIGIGLAIAVALGVGAALTWGPYAMTFQAQEILGGVLSIVAVAMVTWMTFWMGSHGASLSKELRSSVDAAIDRSWFALVVLGAVSVGREGIETALFVWANAAGGSDPLLATLGAVLGILTAVVISWGISRGLVRFNLGRFFTWTGLFLIFVAAGVLAYGIGDLQEASVIPGWGTHAYSLVAIVPPGSWYGTVLAGIFNFSPEPTWAQVFAWVAYVVITVPLYLLMLRRRSRARAAAAAVPAAAAAAAPPAAPVAPVSGGRVAERIETP; via the coding sequence GTGCTCGCGACCTACCTGATCGGCCTTCGCGAAGGCCTCGAGGCCGGCCTCATCGTCGGCATCCTGGTCGCGTACCTCGCGAAGCTCGGCCGCCGCGACCTGCTCGGGCGGCTGTGGATCGGCATCGGGCTCGCGATCGCCGTGGCGCTCGGCGTCGGCGCGGCCCTCACCTGGGGCCCGTATGCGATGACGTTCCAGGCGCAGGAGATCCTCGGCGGCGTGCTCTCGATCGTCGCCGTCGCGATGGTCACGTGGATGACCTTCTGGATGGGTTCGCACGGCGCGAGCCTGTCGAAGGAGCTCCGCAGCAGCGTGGATGCCGCGATCGACCGCTCGTGGTTCGCCCTCGTGGTGCTCGGGGCCGTGTCGGTCGGCCGTGAGGGCATCGAGACCGCCCTCTTCGTCTGGGCCAATGCGGCCGGAGGCAGCGACCCACTGCTCGCGACGCTCGGCGCCGTGCTCGGCATCCTCACCGCCGTGGTCATCTCGTGGGGCATCTCGCGCGGACTCGTGCGCTTCAACCTCGGCCGCTTCTTCACGTGGACCGGCCTGTTCCTGATCTTCGTCGCCGCCGGCGTGCTCGCCTACGGCATCGGCGACCTGCAGGAGGCCTCGGTCATCCCGGGCTGGGGCACGCACGCGTACAGCCTCGTCGCCATCGTGCCGCCGGGCAGCTGGTACGGCACGGTGCTCGCGGGCATCTTCAACTTCTCGCCCGAGCCGACGTGGGCGCAGGTCTTCGCGTGGGTCGCGTACGTCGTGATCACCGTTCCGCTGTACCTGCTCATGCTGCGCCGTCGCAGCCGGGCGCGCGCGGCCGCGGCTGCGGTTCCCGCTGCGGCTGCGGCTGCGGCACCGCCCGCCGCGCCCGTCGCACCCGTCTCCGGTGGTCGAGTAGCGGAGCGTATCGAGACCCCATGA
- the efeB gene encoding iron uptake transporter deferrochelatase/peroxidase subunit gives MSEDSADRGGRDEGAAVSRPTDSGSRDGAGAPPRPAESGVSRRHLLGLFGAGAAGAAVGVAAGAAGVGVAMSTGAANAAGSGAASVYPFYGEHQAGIVTPAQDRLHFAAFDVSTTLDRDGLIELLQDWTDAAARLTQGLEVAEGGAVGGSDYAPPADTGEALGLPASGLTITFGFGPGLFADADGVDRFGIAARRPASLEPLPRFQGDALQPERSGGDLCIQACADDPQVAVHAIRNLSRIAFGRASLRWSQLGFGRTSSTSTTQQTPRNLFGFKDGTANIKAEETADVSEQVWVAASDDPAWLAGGSYLVARRIRMIIENWDRVQLGEQETLVGRSKGSGAPLSGGTEFTEPDFEAEGPTGAPLIDTNSHVKLAHPTVNGGVRMLRRGYNFVDGNDELGRLDAGLFFLSFQRSPEQFVTVQRSLAADGLNEYLKHVGSAIFAVPGGIRSGEYVGQALFA, from the coding sequence ATGAGCGAGGATTCCGCCGATCGAGGAGGTCGCGACGAAGGAGCGGCCGTCTCGAGACCCACCGATTCCGGGTCTCGAGACGGCGCCGGCGCGCCTCCTCGACCGGCGGAATCCGGGGTCAGCCGCCGCCACCTGCTGGGGCTGTTCGGAGCCGGCGCCGCGGGTGCGGCCGTCGGCGTCGCCGCGGGGGCGGCGGGCGTCGGCGTGGCCATGTCGACCGGTGCGGCGAACGCCGCCGGAAGCGGCGCGGCATCCGTCTACCCCTTCTACGGCGAGCACCAGGCGGGCATCGTGACGCCCGCTCAAGATCGCCTGCACTTCGCCGCGTTCGACGTGTCGACCACGCTCGACCGCGACGGCCTCATCGAGCTGCTGCAGGACTGGACGGATGCCGCGGCGCGCCTCACCCAGGGCCTCGAGGTCGCCGAGGGCGGCGCCGTCGGCGGTTCCGACTACGCGCCGCCCGCCGATACGGGCGAGGCGCTCGGCCTGCCCGCGAGCGGCCTGACCATCACGTTCGGCTTCGGCCCCGGCCTCTTCGCCGACGCCGACGGGGTGGACCGGTTCGGCATCGCCGCCCGCCGCCCCGCGTCCCTCGAACCGCTGCCGCGCTTCCAGGGCGACGCCCTGCAGCCCGAGCGCAGCGGGGGAGACCTCTGCATCCAGGCGTGCGCCGACGACCCGCAGGTCGCCGTGCACGCGATCCGCAACCTCAGCCGCATCGCGTTCGGCCGCGCGAGCCTGCGGTGGTCGCAGCTCGGGTTCGGCCGCACGTCGTCGACCTCGACGACGCAGCAGACCCCGCGCAACCTGTTCGGCTTCAAGGACGGCACGGCCAACATCAAGGCCGAGGAGACGGCGGATGTCTCGGAGCAGGTGTGGGTCGCGGCATCCGACGACCCGGCGTGGCTGGCCGGCGGCTCGTACCTCGTGGCCCGCCGCATCCGCATGATCATCGAGAACTGGGATCGCGTGCAGCTCGGCGAGCAGGAGACGCTCGTCGGCCGCTCGAAGGGGTCCGGCGCTCCGCTGTCGGGCGGCACCGAGTTCACCGAGCCCGACTTCGAGGCCGAGGGCCCCACCGGTGCTCCGCTCATCGACACGAACTCGCACGTGAAGCTCGCGCACCCCACGGTCAACGGCGGCGTGCGGATGCTGCGCCGGGGCTACAACTTCGTCGACGGCAACGACGAGCTCGGGCGCCTCGACGCCGGGCTGTTCTTCCTGTCGTTCCAGCGTTCGCCCGAGCAGTTCGTCACCGTGCAGCGCAGTCTCGCGGCCGACGGGCTCAACGAGTACCTCAAGCACGTCGGGTCGGCGATCTTCGCGGTTCCCGGCGGCATCCGTTCGGGGGAGTACGTGGGGCAGGCGCTCTTCGCCTGA
- the efeO gene encoding iron uptake system protein EfeO: MNRRVLAASATATVFALALSGCVAKADLAEAIAVAITDDGCSVAVDTTNAGAVTFTLANTGTDVNEFEILADDQLRIVGEKENITPGQSVDFVAQLEPGDYYTACKFQQVGAPIGLASFTVTGEASKVSSDEQQLSDQAVTEYLAYVRSQASELLPLVQQLADAYAAGDDETARQLFATTRVPYERIEPTAEAFGDLDPKIDFREVDAVADGIDWTGFHRIEKDLWPPAPGDLNSDGQDAFLDWAPSTPEERRAYADGLVENVTQLHELVTADDFSVSLADISNGAIALLDEVAAGKITGEEDWWSGTDLYDFQANVQGAYVAFGAVRALAESKGDEGTELAAEIDAQFTSLDEALAAYGSLEEGFVNYGELTDADKKALSDQVNALAEPLSQLTSTILGV, encoded by the coding sequence ATGAACCGACGTGTCCTCGCGGCATCCGCCACCGCGACCGTGTTCGCGCTCGCCCTCTCGGGCTGCGTCGCGAAAGCCGACCTCGCCGAGGCCATCGCCGTCGCCATCACCGACGACGGATGCTCGGTGGCGGTCGACACCACGAACGCGGGCGCCGTGACCTTCACCCTCGCGAACACGGGCACCGACGTCAACGAGTTCGAGATCCTCGCCGACGACCAGCTGCGCATCGTGGGCGAGAAGGAGAACATCACGCCGGGCCAGTCGGTCGACTTCGTCGCGCAGCTCGAGCCGGGCGACTACTACACGGCCTGCAAGTTCCAGCAGGTGGGTGCGCCGATCGGGCTCGCCTCGTTCACGGTGACGGGTGAGGCGTCGAAGGTCTCGTCCGACGAGCAGCAGCTCAGCGACCAGGCCGTCACCGAGTACCTCGCGTACGTGCGCTCGCAGGCCTCCGAACTGCTGCCGCTCGTGCAGCAGCTCGCCGACGCGTACGCGGCCGGCGACGACGAGACCGCGCGCCAGCTGTTCGCGACCACCCGTGTGCCCTACGAGCGCATCGAGCCCACGGCCGAGGCGTTCGGCGACCTCGACCCGAAGATCGACTTCCGCGAGGTCGACGCCGTGGCCGACGGCATCGACTGGACCGGCTTCCACCGCATCGAGAAGGACCTGTGGCCGCCGGCCCCGGGCGACCTGAACTCCGACGGCCAGGACGCGTTCCTCGACTGGGCGCCGTCGACCCCCGAAGAGCGCCGGGCCTACGCCGACGGCCTCGTCGAGAACGTCACCCAGCTGCACGAGCTCGTGACGGCCGACGACTTCTCGGTCAGCCTCGCCGACATCTCCAACGGTGCCATCGCGCTGCTCGACGAGGTCGCCGCGGGCAAGATCACGGGTGAGGAGGACTGGTGGTCTGGCACCGACCTGTACGACTTCCAGGCCAACGTGCAGGGCGCGTACGTCGCGTTCGGCGCCGTGCGCGCGCTCGCCGAGTCCAAGGGCGACGAGGGCACGGAGCTCGCGGCCGAGATCGACGCGCAGTTCACGTCGCTCGACGAGGCGCTCGCCGCCTACGGCTCGCTCGAGGAGGGCTTCGTGAACTACGGCGAGCTCACCGACGCCGACAAGAAGGCGCTGAGCGACCAGGTCAACGCACTGGCCGAGCCGCTCTCGCAGTTGACGAGCACGATCCTCGGAGTCTGA